The Erigeron canadensis isolate Cc75 chromosome 4, C_canadensis_v1, whole genome shotgun sequence genome window below encodes:
- the LOC122597954 gene encoding ACD11 homolog protein: MALLSYFRDRERIRNMNVNGDRDHNKDDATQMQPQQERKTQTQTERKTETLQIEAQTPLSSIAKAFEEISDLIQKDKDVDLRLKPFCEACTHISVLFGCLGIAFKFAEMEYTAKVRDLLEASKNFNTLSTVVDHDLKNKTVKSPGSHTRNLRRVRQGLDLIRELFQNFLSAENHSLKKAATTAYQQVCAPYHTWAVRTAVSAGMCTLPTRGQLLMNLNETDKSAEKEMRRYIKASLDVIKTIDNLYIARGIKLDW, from the exons ATGGCTCTCCTTTCATACTTTAGAGATCGAGAAAG gatCAGAAACATGAATGTTAATGGTGATCGTGATCACAACAAAGATGATGCAACACAAATGCAACCGCAACAAGAAAggaaaacacaaacacaaacagaAAGAAAAACCGAAACACTACAAATAGAAGCACAAACGCCGCTTTCTTCAATTGCGAAAGCGTTTGAGGAGATATCGGATTTGATTCAGAAGGATAAGGATGTTGATTTACGTTTGAAGCCCTTTTGTGAAGCGTGTACCCATATTTCTGTTCTTTTTGGTTGTCTTGGCATTGCTTTCAAATTCGCCGAAATGGAATACACCGCTAAG GTTCGTGATCTTCTCGAGGCATCAAAGAACTTCAACACTTTAAGTACTGTCGTCGACCATGACTTAAAAAACAAGACAGTAAAATCACCTGGGAGCCATACCCGTAATCTTCGCAGAGTTAGGCAGGGTCTAGATCTTATCAGAGAATTATTTCAGAATTTTTTATCTGCCGA AAACCACTCACTTAAAAAAGCAGCTACAACAGCATATCAACAAGTTTGTGCACCATACCACACATGGGCAGTCAGAACCGCGGTTTCTGCAGGAATGTGCACTCTTCCTACAAGGGGTCAACTTTTGATGAATCTAAATGAAACAG ATAAATCAGCAGAGAAAGAAATGAGGAGGTATATAAAAGCATCACTTGATGTTATAAAAACCATTGACAATCTTTACATTGCTCGGGGGATTAAATTAGATTGGTGA
- the LOC122595511 gene encoding protein NRT1/ PTR FAMILY 3.1-like, whose protein sequence is MEKKNINNKNHDQKNKGGIITMPFIFANEIGEKLAVVGFQTNMISYLTQQLHMPMTQAANTLTNFGGTASLTPLLGAFVADSYAGRFWTITVASTIYQIGMILLTLSAILPKLRPPPCINGEMCQEATTSQLAILYISLLLTSIGSGGIRPCVVAFGADQFDETDEKQKTSTWKFFNWYYFSMGASMLVAVTVIVYIQDNIGWGWGLGVPSIAMVFSIIGFVIGYPLYRNMDPSGSPFTRLIQVCVAAYKKRKLPMVSDAKLLYENEELDASISISGKLLHTKQMKFLDKAAIVTKEDFPKGQEKPDLWRLNTVHRVEELKSVIRMGPIWASGIFLILAYAQQNTFSLQQAKTMNRSLTKSFQIPAGSMTVFTLTSMLTTIVFYDRVFVPITRRVTGVQRGITFLTRMAIGLAISVFATLVAGFIEIKRKNAAFAHGLTNYPHETIPISVFWLVPQYCLHGIAEAFMSIGHLEFFYDQAPESMRSTATALFWMAIAAGNYSSTLLVTMVHKLSAGQDGSNWLPDDNLNKGKLEYFYWLITLLQVVNLVYYLFCAKFYTLKPVQVAQRVDENGVKVKGDGIQLGTNV, encoded by the exons ATGGAGAAGAAgaatatcaataacaaaaaccaTGACCAGAAAAACAAGGGTGGCATCATTACTATGCCCTTCATCTTTG cGAATGAAATTGGAGAGAAGTTGGCAGTGGTTGGGTTCCAAACAAACATGATAAGCTACTTAACACAACAACTCCATATGCCCATGACTCAAGCCGCTAATACTCTGACTAACTTTGGTGGAACTGCCAGCTTGACTCCATTGCTTGGTGCTTTCGTAGCTGATTCTTATGCTGGCCGTTTTTGGACAATAACTGTTGCTTCCACCATTTATCAAATT ggAATGATATTATTGACATTATCCGCAATATTACCAAAGTTAAGACCACCACCATGTATAAATGGTGAAATGTGCCAAGAAGCGACTACAAGTCAACTAGCAATCTTGTACATATCACTTTTATTAACATCAATCGGGTCGGGTGGAATACGACCATGTGTGGTGGCATTTGGGGCTGACCAATTCGACGAAACAGACGAGAAACAAAAGACTAGCACATGGAAATTCTTTAACTGGTATTACTTCAGCATGGGAGCATCTATGCTAGTTGCGGTGACAGTTATAGTTTACATTCAAGATAATATTGGATGGGGTTGGGGTCTTGGTGTTCCATCTATAGCAATGGTTTTTTCGATCATTGGGTTCGTTATTGGGTACCCGTTGTATCGCAATATGGATCCTTCGGGTAGCCCGTTTACTCGGTTGATACAAGTTTGTGTTGCAGCTTATAAAAAGAGAAAGTTGCCTATGGTTTCTGATGCTAAGTTACTTTATGAGAATGAAGAGCTTGATGCATCTATTTCTATTTCAGGAAAGCTTCTTCATACTAAACAAATGAA ATTTCTGGACAAGGCTGCCATTGTAACGAAAGAAGACTTCCCAAAAGGTCAAGAAAAACCCGACTTATGGAGGCTAAACACGGTCCATCGGGTCGAAGAACTAAAGTCAGTGATAAGAATGGGCCCGATTTGGGCCTCTGGGATTTTTCTAATCTTAGCTTATGCACAACAAAACACTTTCTCCCTACAACAAGCCAAAACAATGAACAGAAGTCTGACTAAATCCTTCCAAATCCCAGCAGGCTCAATGACAGTTTTCACCTTAACCTCAATGCTAACCACAATAGTCTTTTATGACCGTGTTTTCGTGCCCATTACACGTAGAGTCACAGGGGTACAACGGGgaataacctttttaactagGATGGCAATTGGCTTAGCAATATCAGTTTTTGCCACATTAGTAGCTGGATTCATTGAAATAAAACGCAAAAATGCCGCTTTTGCCCATGGCTTGACTAACTACCCTCACGAAACTATTCCTATATCAGTCTTTTGGTTAGTGCCTCAGTATTGCCTTCATGGGATAGCTGAAGCATTTATGTCAATTGGGCACCTTGAGTTTTTCTATGATCAGGCTCCTGAAAGTATGAGAAGCACCGCGACTGCATTGTTTTGGATGGCAATTGCTGCTGGAAATTACTCTAGTACACTTTTGGTGACCATGGTGCATAAACTTAGCGCGGGTCAAGATGGGTCAAACTGGCTCCCGGATGATAATTTGAATAAGGGAAAGTTGGAGTACTTTTACTGGTTGATCACATTGCTTCAAGTTGTTAATTTGGTTTACTATTTGTTTTGTGCAAAATTCTACACTTTAAAGCCTGTTCAGGTTGCTCAAAGAGTAGATGAAAATGGTGTTAAGGTTAAAGGTGATGGGATTCAGCTAGGAACCAATGTTTAA
- the LOC122596607 gene encoding ubiquitin receptor RAD23d-like has product MKIFVKTLKGTHFEIEVKPDDTVSDVKKNIEAVQGSDVYPAAQQMLIHQGKVLKDGTTLEENKVAENSFIVVMLSKSKSSPAGTSTAVAASKAPQTSAASPAIPVAATLSTPATVTPAASVPQSTPVSAPTSTLDALSGDVYGQAASHLVAGTNLEGAIQQILDMGGGTWDRNTVIRALRAAFNNPERAVEYLYSGIPEAAEPPPLVAAPPVAGPQAVNPVVQPPQATQAAAAPLNGPNANPLNLFPQGLPGVGANAPAGAGAGGNLDFLRNNPQFQAFRAMVQANPPLLQTMLQELGKQNPQLLRLIQNHPADFIRLIDERVEGGENVPGQLAAGAPLQITVTVQEREAIGRLEAMGFDRAVVLEVFFACNKNEELAANYLLDHMHEFEG; this is encoded by the exons atgaaaatttttgtgaaaacaCTGAAGGGAACTCACTTTGAAATTGAAGTCAAACCTGACGATACG GTTAGTGATGTGAAGAAAAATATAGAGGCGGTTCAGGGATCAGATGTTTATCCTGCCGCGCAACAGATGCTTATTCATCAGGGTAAAGTGTTGAAAGATGGGACTACTTTGGAGGAAAATAAAGTTGCTGAAAATAGTTTTATCGTTGTCATGTTATCCAAG AGCAAGAGCTCCCCTGCTGGAACTTCAACTGCAGTTGCTGCCTCAAAG GCGCCTCAGACGAGTGCCGCTTCTCCTGCCATTCCTGTTGCAGCAACCCTGTCAACTCCTGCAACTGTGACACC GGCTGCATCAGTTCCTCAATCAACTCCAGTATCAGCGCCAACGTCTACTTTGGATGCCCTGTCTGGGGATGTTTATGGGCAAGCAGCATCACATCTGGTTGCAGGGACCAATCTGGAGGGTGCAATTCAGCAGATTCTTGATATGGGTGGAGGTACATGGGACAGGAACACAGTTATACGTGCTCTACGTGCTGCTTTTAACAATCCAGAAAGAGCTGTTGAATATCTATATTCT GGCATACCTGAGGCAGCTGAACCTCCTCCTCTTGTTGCAGCTCCACCAGTGGCAGGTCCGCAAGCTGTGAACCCTGTGGTTCAGCCACCACAAGCCACACAAGCTGCAGCTGCTCCTTTAAATGGACCAAATGCAAATCCCTTGAACCTCTTTCCTCAG GGTCTTCCTGGCGTGGGTGCAAATGCTCCGGCGGGTGCTGGTGCAGGAGGCAACCTGGATTTCCTGCGCAATAATCCACAATTTCAAGCTTTTCGAGCGATGGTGCAAGCTAATCCACCGCTTTTACAG ACAATGCTTCAAGAATTGGGGAAGCAAAACCCTCAGCTGTTGAGACTCATTCAAAATCATCCAGCTGATTTCATTCGCTTGATTGATGAACGCGTTGAAGGCGGGGA GAATGTACCTGGACAGCTCGCTGCAGGTGCGCCTCTGCAAATAACAGTTACAGTTCAGGAGCGTGAAGCTATTGGGCGT CTAGAAGCAATGGGATTTGACAGAGCCGTAGTACTGGAAGTATTTTTCGCATGCAACAAGAATGAAGAGCTGGCTGCCAATTACTTGCTAGACCACATGCATGAATTTGAAGGCTAG
- the LOC122597953 gene encoding RNA polymerase II C-terminal domain phosphatase-like 4 gives MVDNSPVNSSSSDDFAAFLDTELDSTSDASPEPEEDVNEIHNSDINRTKRQKIEVLESVSATEVTDSTSEQETTKAIEVSVKEDQCTHPGVIGGMCMKCGEKIDTQSGVAFSYIHKDLRLADDEIARLRDRDLKSLFARKKLCLVLDLDHTLLNSTHLADLKQEEGHLLNSSDPIQDALRGSLFKLDYMNLMTKLRPFVHTFLKEASKLFEMYIYTMGERTYALKMADLLDPQMVYFSSRVIAQGDCTQRHQKGLDVVLGNENVVLILDDTEGVWGKHKDNLILMERYHYFASSCAQFGYTCQSLSELKSDESEADGALTTILELLKKIHNKFFDLEVGEDFAGRDVRKVLETVRSEVLKGCRILFSHVFPTKFQAKNHHLWKMAERLGATCVTEVDPSVTHVISTDVRTDKSRWAVQEKKYLVDPRWLEAANYRWHRQPEEQFPAKIRKSR, from the exons ATGGTGGATAATTCACCGGTAAACTCATCTAGCAGTGATGATTTTGCCGCATTTCTTGATACAGAGTTGGATTCCACTTCTGATGCATCTCCTGAACCAGAAGAAGATGTCAATGAGATACATAATTCTGATATAAATAG GACAAAGAGGCAGAAGATCGAGGTGTTAGAAAGTGTGAGTGCGACAGAAGTCACTGATTCAACTTCTGAGCAGGAAACAACAAAAGCAATAG AGGTATCAGTGAAGGAGGATCAGTGCACACATCCTGGTGTTATTGGAGGAATGTGCATGAAATGTGGAGAAAAGATAGATACCCAGTCCGGTGTTGCATTCAGCTATATACACAAG GATCTGAGGCTTGCTGATGATGAGATTGCTCGATTGCGTGACAGagatttaaaaagtttatttgcCCGTAAAAAGCTTTGTTTGGTTCTTGATTTAGACCACACCTTACTTAATTCAACTCACTTAGCGGATCTAAAGCAAGAAGAAGGTCATTTACTAAATTCAAGTGATCCTATACAAG ATGCACTTAGAGGCAGTCTGTTCAAACTGGACTACATGAACTTGATGACAAAGTTAAGACCCTTCGTTCACACGTTTTTGAAGGAAGCAAGTAAACTCTTTGAGATGTACATTTACACAATGGGAGAACGTACATATGCACTAAAAATGGCGGACCTTCTTGATCCACAAATGGTTTACTTCAGTTCTAGAGTGATTGCACAAGGGGATTGCACTCAAAGACATCAGAAAGGCCTCGATGTTGTACTTGGAAATGAAAACGTTGTTTTAATTCTTGATGATACAGAAGGA GTGTGGGGAAAGCACAAGGATAATCTGATTTTAATGGAAAGATATCATTATTTTGCTTCTAGCTGTGCGCAGTTTGGGTACACATGTCAATCGCTTTCTGAACTGAAATCTGATGAAAGTGAAGCTGATGGAGCTCTTACAACTATTCTAGAACTGCTCAAGAAAATCCACAATAAATTCTTTGATCTA GAAGTCGGTGAGGATTTTGCAGGACGGGATGTAAGGAAG GTACTGGAGACAGTTCGTAGTGAAGTCTTGAAGGGATGTAGAATCTTGTTCAGTCATGTTTTCCCTACAAAATTTCAGGCAAAAAATCACCATTTATGGAAGATGGCTGAAAGACTAGGAGCTACATGTGTAACAGAAGTCGACCCATCTGTGACTCATGTCATTTCAACGGATGTTAGAACTGACAAGTCTCGTTGGGCTGTTCAGGAAAAGAAGTATCTGGTTGATCCACGTTGGTTAGAAGCTGCAAATTATCGGTGGCACAGGCAACCTGAGGAGCAATTTCCTGCGAAGATAAGAAAAAGTCGGTGA